From Stenotrophomonas maltophilia, a single genomic window includes:
- a CDS encoding YihY family inner membrane protein produces MEPLDTLNLWMERARDRARAISFGRFLWHRFLDDRLFQAAAALAYTTVFALVPLAIVVFGVLSAFPVFDRWSDQLSDYVFSNFVPNAARAAEGYLRQFSASAGQLTAAGFIALVVSLLITLNSVEETFNQIWRVGSTRPKLTRFLVYWTVLTLGAMLAAASLAVSARVFAMPLFGTQEGRWLAELALRLAPILIEFVCITLMFRVVPHHTVKWRHAVPGAILAAVILELVKWGIGAYLGSFQSYQKLYGTVAFVPILLLWIYLCWVAVLLGASLSSSMAAFRYQPVELRLPQGYEFYGLLRLLGRFHHARLKGRGLADDEILRLEPMLTDSLLHDLACNLQEIGLLRRDEQGEWLLSRDLDQVSLADLYECTQLRIPVAEQHLPYRDDSLGRAALAALDDLRLPLRERLKRKVSDIYTDSGDTP; encoded by the coding sequence ATGGAACCTTTGGATACGCTCAACCTGTGGATGGAGCGCGCGCGGGATCGCGCACGGGCCATCAGTTTCGGCCGCTTCCTGTGGCATCGCTTCCTCGACGACCGCCTGTTCCAGGCAGCGGCGGCGCTGGCGTACACCACGGTGTTCGCGCTGGTGCCGCTGGCGATCGTGGTGTTCGGCGTGCTCTCGGCCTTCCCTGTCTTCGACCGCTGGAGCGATCAGCTCAGCGATTACGTCTTCTCCAACTTCGTACCCAATGCCGCGCGTGCGGCCGAGGGCTACCTGCGCCAGTTCTCGGCCAGTGCCGGCCAGCTGACCGCGGCCGGTTTCATCGCGCTGGTGGTGTCGCTGCTGATCACCCTCAACAGCGTTGAAGAAACCTTCAACCAGATCTGGCGGGTCGGCTCGACCCGGCCCAAGCTGACCCGCTTCCTGGTCTACTGGACCGTGCTGACCCTGGGCGCGATGCTCGCCGCCGCTTCGCTGGCGGTATCGGCGCGGGTGTTCGCGATGCCGCTGTTCGGTACCCAGGAGGGCCGCTGGCTGGCCGAACTGGCACTGCGGCTGGCGCCGATCCTGATCGAGTTCGTGTGCATCACGCTGATGTTCCGGGTGGTGCCGCACCACACCGTGAAATGGCGGCACGCGGTGCCCGGCGCGATCCTGGCCGCGGTGATCCTGGAACTGGTGAAGTGGGGCATCGGCGCCTACCTGGGCAGCTTCCAGTCCTACCAGAAGCTGTATGGCACGGTCGCCTTCGTGCCGATCCTGCTGCTGTGGATCTACCTGTGCTGGGTGGCCGTGCTGCTGGGCGCGTCGTTGTCCTCGTCGATGGCCGCCTTCCGCTACCAGCCGGTGGAGCTGCGGCTGCCGCAGGGTTACGAGTTCTACGGCCTGCTGCGCCTGCTCGGCCGCTTCCACCATGCACGCTTGAAGGGCAGGGGCCTGGCCGATGATGAAATCCTGCGGCTGGAGCCGATGCTGACGGACTCCCTGCTGCATGACCTGGCCTGCAACCTGCAGGAGATCGGCCTGCTGCGCCGCGACGAGCAAGGCGAGTGGCTGCTGTCGCGCGACCTGGACCAGGTCAGCCTGGCCGATCTGTACGAATGCACCCAGCTGCGCATCCCGGTAGCCGAGCAGCACCTGCCGTACCGCGACGACAGCCTGGGCCGGGCCGCCCTGGCGGCACTGGACGACCTGCGACTGCCCCTGCGCGAACGCCTCAAGCGCAAGGTCAGCGATATCTATACTGATTCTGGAGACACGCCATGA
- a CDS encoding asparaginase domain-containing protein, protein MEELLVVTTGGTIDKIYFDDKSDYQIGDPQIGMILRELGVTFRFNVIPILRKDSLHINDEDRELIRATIAAQPTRHVLVTHGTDSMVQTGKVLATIPDKTIVMTGALSPARFRGSDAEFNIGCAIGAVQSLPTGVYIAMNGRIFDPQHVRKNVAANRFESV, encoded by the coding sequence ATGGAAGAGCTCCTGGTCGTCACCACCGGCGGCACGATCGACAAGATCTACTTCGACGACAAGTCGGACTACCAGATCGGAGATCCGCAGATCGGCATGATCCTGCGTGAGCTGGGCGTGACCTTCCGCTTCAACGTGATTCCGATCCTGCGCAAGGACTCGCTGCACATCAATGATGAGGACCGCGAGCTGATCCGCGCCACCATCGCCGCGCAGCCAACCCGCCACGTGCTGGTGACCCACGGTACCGATTCGATGGTGCAGACCGGCAAGGTGCTGGCGACGATCCCGGACAAGACCATCGTGATGACCGGCGCGCTGAGCCCGGCCCGTTTCCGCGGCTCGGATGCGGAGTTCAACATCGGGTGCGCGATCGGTGCGGTGCAGTCGCTGCCGACCGGCGTGTACATCGCGATGAACGGTCGGATCTTTGATCCGCAGCACGTGCGCAAGAACGTGGCGGCGAACCGCTTCGAGTCGGTCTGA
- a CDS encoding M23 family metallopeptidase: protein MTLLPRLIAVLVLALPALGGRAATSDPRQQGAALTTQFYEGHIDALWERMTPQMQAALQSRQNLVALREQVISGWGAETEVVSEKVGSADGNDTYLRQVRFEKRPGIVQVLWALDAEGRISGFYIRPEQSSPPQAAASRFLDYTTRTRLQLPFDDEFFVFWGGRSIEQNYHAAHAGQRFALDLLMVREGRSHRGDGLRNEDYFCFGRPILAPADGTVVEVVDSVADNVPGQMNAAQLTGNRVILDHGNDEYSVLAHLRQGSVRVAQGQVVRSGAHLADCGNSGNSSEPHLHYQLQAGPAFGVGAALPAQFSDYLADGQPVARGEPVKGQQIRPAGVAQAQ from the coding sequence ATGACATTGCTTCCACGCCTGATTGCAGTTCTGGTTCTCGCCCTTCCAGCCCTCGGTGGCAGGGCCGCGACGAGCGATCCGCGCCAGCAGGGGGCGGCGTTGACCACGCAGTTCTACGAGGGACACATCGACGCCCTGTGGGAGCGGATGACGCCGCAGATGCAGGCGGCGCTGCAGTCCAGGCAGAACCTGGTGGCACTGCGCGAGCAGGTGATCTCCGGCTGGGGGGCGGAAACGGAAGTGGTCAGCGAGAAGGTCGGCAGTGCAGATGGAAACGACACCTATCTGCGCCAGGTTCGTTTCGAGAAGCGCCCGGGCATCGTCCAGGTGCTGTGGGCACTCGACGCCGAGGGGCGGATCAGCGGCTTCTACATCCGCCCCGAACAGTCCTCGCCCCCACAGGCCGCGGCCAGCCGGTTCCTTGACTACACCACCCGCACGCGCCTGCAACTGCCGTTCGACGACGAGTTCTTCGTGTTCTGGGGTGGGCGCAGCATCGAGCAGAACTACCATGCGGCCCACGCCGGCCAGCGCTTCGCGCTGGACCTGCTGATGGTCCGCGAGGGCCGATCGCACCGGGGCGACGGGCTGCGCAATGAAGACTACTTCTGCTTCGGTCGCCCGATCCTCGCGCCTGCCGATGGCACCGTGGTAGAGGTGGTCGACAGTGTTGCCGACAACGTGCCCGGCCAGATGAATGCGGCGCAGCTCACCGGCAACCGGGTCATCCTCGACCACGGCAATGACGAGTACTCGGTGCTGGCGCACCTGCGGCAGGGCAGCGTGCGCGTCGCACAGGGGCAGGTGGTCCGCAGCGGTGCGCATCTGGCTGACTGTGGCAACAGCGGCAATTCCTCCGAGCCGCACCTGCACTACCAGCTGCAGGCAGGGCCTGCATTCGGCGTCGGCGCGGCGCTGCCGGCGCAGTTCTCCGATTACCTGGCCGATGGCCAGCCCGTCGCGCGCGGTGAGCCGGTCAAGGGGCAGCAGATCCGTCCCGCCGGTGTTGCGCAGGCACAGTAG
- a CDS encoding tetratricopeptide repeat protein, whose product MSAWQQRQHLQQAIARQPSDFVAWVMLADLELEAGDIAAGEQAARRALQLRPNHPEALARLGRVAWMAGAHADAATLLGQAAALAPQHPGIALWLGHALEDADDAEGAAAAYRRAHALMPSEPYIAAQRLAWQRRLCDWQDVDAMAAQVRSALASGQGVVEPFAFLSEDASAAEQLACARARASAVAASVRPLPPVTVRTQGPLRVGFLSNGFGAHPTGLLTVALFEQLRDDPALQLHLFALNRDDGSRIRQRLQVATQLHDVAGLRHADTATRIRGQGIDLLFDLRGWGGGGTPEVLAMRPAPLQLNWLAYPGTSGAPWMDAVIGDDFTLPPSLQPHYSERVLRLPRAFQPSDNTRVLESAPTRAECGLPERGVVFCCFNNSYKLNPRSMGRAFAVLQAVPGSVLWLLCGPGQADARLRAAAQNAGLDPARLVFMAKLPHPQYLARYQLADLFLDTHPYNAHTTASDALWAGCPVLTCPGDTFAARVAGSLNHHLGLARMNVADDAAFIATASALGNDPAALAALRAELAQAREHSGLFDMAGFARDLSALLQRLAGEHGWRGVDRT is encoded by the coding sequence ATGTCCGCCTGGCAGCAGCGGCAGCACCTGCAACAGGCGATCGCGCGCCAGCCCAGCGATTTCGTCGCCTGGGTGATGCTGGCCGACCTGGAACTGGAAGCCGGCGACATCGCCGCCGGCGAGCAGGCCGCACGACGCGCGCTGCAGCTGCGCCCGAACCATCCCGAAGCGCTGGCGCGCCTGGGTCGCGTGGCATGGATGGCCGGCGCGCATGCCGACGCCGCGACGCTGCTTGGCCAGGCTGCCGCTCTGGCACCGCAGCACCCGGGCATCGCGCTGTGGCTGGGCCACGCGCTGGAAGATGCCGATGATGCCGAAGGCGCGGCGGCGGCGTATCGACGCGCGCACGCACTGATGCCGTCCGAGCCGTACATCGCCGCACAACGCCTGGCCTGGCAGCGTCGCCTGTGTGACTGGCAGGACGTGGACGCAATGGCCGCGCAGGTGCGCAGTGCACTTGCCTCCGGACAAGGCGTGGTCGAACCGTTCGCCTTCCTCAGCGAAGACGCTTCCGCCGCCGAGCAGCTGGCCTGTGCGCGCGCGCGTGCATCCGCCGTAGCCGCTTCGGTGCGACCGCTGCCACCGGTAACGGTGCGTACCCAGGGCCCGCTGCGGGTTGGTTTCCTCTCCAACGGATTCGGCGCCCATCCCACCGGGCTGCTGACCGTGGCCCTGTTCGAGCAGCTGCGCGACGACCCTGCGCTGCAGCTGCATCTGTTCGCGCTGAACCGCGACGATGGCAGCCGTATCCGCCAACGACTGCAGGTGGCGACGCAACTGCACGACGTGGCCGGCCTGCGTCATGCCGACACGGCCACCCGCATCCGCGGGCAGGGCATCGACCTGTTGTTCGACCTGCGCGGCTGGGGTGGTGGCGGCACGCCGGAGGTGCTGGCCATGCGCCCTGCCCCGCTGCAGCTGAACTGGCTGGCCTATCCAGGCACGTCCGGAGCGCCGTGGATGGATGCAGTGATCGGTGATGACTTCACCCTTCCGCCATCACTGCAACCGCACTACAGCGAACGCGTGCTGCGCCTGCCCCGCGCCTTCCAGCCTTCGGACAACACCCGTGTGCTGGAGTCCGCACCGACGCGTGCCGAGTGCGGCCTGCCCGAACGCGGCGTGGTGTTCTGCTGCTTCAACAACAGCTACAAGCTCAACCCGCGCAGCATGGGCCGCGCCTTCGCCGTACTGCAGGCGGTGCCTGGCAGCGTGCTGTGGCTGCTGTGCGGCCCGGGCCAGGCCGATGCACGGCTGCGGGCGGCTGCGCAGAACGCGGGCCTGGACCCGGCACGCCTGGTGTTCATGGCCAAGTTGCCGCATCCGCAGTACCTGGCCCGCTATCAGCTGGCCGATCTGTTCCTCGACACGCATCCGTACAACGCCCACACCACCGCCTCCGATGCGCTCTGGGCCGGCTGCCCGGTGCTGACCTGCCCCGGCGACACCTTCGCCGCGCGGGTGGCCGGCAGCCTCAACCATCACCTCGGCCTGGCCCGGATGAACGTCGCCGATGATGCAGCGTTCATCGCCACCGCCAGTGCGTTGGGCAACGACCCGGCGGCGCTGGCCGCGCTGCGCGCCGAGCTGGCGCAGGCACGCGAACACAGCGGCCTGTTCGACATGGCCGGCTTCGCCCGCGACCTGTCAGCGCTGCTGCAGAGGCTGGCCGGTGAGCACGGCTGGCGCGGCGTCGACAGAACCTGA
- a CDS encoding S8 family peptidase has protein sequence MSQVTQPRVRRVWVVLGASVLSSLLLATPALAGDVQLSGLQSAPTHQRFIVKYRDGSAPVANTTALASSLKTAAAGLASSQGRALGLQEVRKLAVGPTLVRTDRPLDQAESELLMRKLAADPNVEYVEVDQIMRATLTPNDTRFSEQWGFGTSNASINVRPAWDKSTGTGVVVAVIDTGITNHPDLNANILPGYDFISDAAMARDGGGRDSNPNDEGDWYGANECGPGIPASNSSWHGTHVAGTVAAVTNNSTGVAGTAFNAKVVPVRVLGKCGGYTSDIADAIVWASGGTVSGVPANANPAEVINLSLGGGGSCSSTYQNAINGAVGRGTTVVVAAGNSNTNVSSSVPANCANVIAVAATTSAGARASFSNYGAGIDISGPGQSILSTLNTGTTTPGSATYASYNGTSMAAPHVAGVVALMQSVAPSALSPAQVESIIKSTARPLPGACSGGCGAGIVDADAAVAAAINGGGPNPGGNVLQNNVPVTGLGAATGAELNYTVAVPAGSTQLRVAISGGSGDADLYVRQGSAPTDTTYTCRPYLSGNSETCTINSPAAGTWYVRVKAYSTFSGLTLNAQY, from the coding sequence ATGTCCCAGGTAACGCAACCGCGTGTGCGTCGAGTGTGGGTGGTCCTTGGTGCGTCCGTTCTGTCATCGCTGCTGCTGGCCACGCCTGCGCTGGCCGGTGATGTCCAGCTCAGCGGGCTGCAGTCCGCGCCGACGCACCAGCGCTTCATCGTGAAGTACCGTGACGGCAGTGCGCCGGTGGCCAATACCACCGCACTGGCTTCCTCGCTGAAGACGGCCGCCGCCGGCCTGGCCAGCAGCCAGGGCCGCGCGCTGGGCCTGCAGGAAGTCCGCAAGCTGGCCGTCGGCCCGACCCTGGTCAGGACCGATCGTCCGCTCGACCAGGCCGAATCCGAGCTGCTGATGCGCAAGCTGGCCGCCGATCCGAACGTGGAATACGTCGAAGTCGACCAGATCATGCGTGCCACGCTGACGCCCAATGACACCCGTTTCAGCGAGCAGTGGGGCTTTGGCACCTCCAATGCGTCGATCAACGTGCGCCCGGCCTGGGACAAGTCGACCGGCACCGGCGTGGTGGTGGCGGTCATCGACACCGGCATCACCAACCATCCGGACCTCAATGCCAACATCCTGCCGGGCTACGATTTCATCAGCGATGCGGCGATGGCGCGTGATGGCGGTGGCCGCGACAGCAATCCGAACGACGAAGGCGACTGGTACGGTGCCAACGAGTGCGGCCCGGGCATTCCAGCCTCCAACTCCAGCTGGCACGGCACCCACGTCGCCGGCACGGTGGCGGCGGTGACCAACAACAGCACCGGCGTGGCCGGCACCGCGTTCAACGCCAAGGTCGTGCCGGTCCGCGTGCTCGGCAAGTGCGGTGGCTACACCTCGGATATCGCCGATGCGATCGTCTGGGCCTCCGGTGGCACCGTCAGCGGCGTGCCGGCCAACGCCAATCCGGCCGAGGTCATCAACCTCTCGCTGGGCGGCGGCGGCAGCTGCTCGTCCACCTACCAGAACGCGATCAACGGTGCGGTCGGCCGTGGCACCACGGTGGTGGTCGCCGCTGGCAACAGCAACACCAACGTGTCCTCGTCGGTGCCGGCCAACTGTGCGAACGTGATCGCGGTGGCCGCGACCACCTCGGCCGGTGCGCGTGCCAGCTTCTCCAACTATGGTGCCGGCATCGACATCTCCGGCCCGGGCCAGAGCATCCTGTCCACCCTCAACACCGGCACCACCACGCCGGGCAGCGCCACCTACGCGTCCTACAACGGCACCTCGATGGCGGCGCCGCACGTGGCCGGCGTAGTTGCACTGATGCAGTCGGTGGCGCCGAGCGCGCTGAGTCCGGCACAGGTCGAGAGCATCATCAAGAGCACCGCACGTCCGTTGCCGGGTGCATGCTCGGGTGGTTGCGGTGCCGGCATCGTCGACGCCGATGCCGCCGTTGCTGCGGCCATCAACGGTGGTGGGCCGAACCCGGGTGGCAACGTGCTGCAGAACAACGTGCCGGTGACCGGCCTGGGCGCCGCGACCGGTGCCGAGCTGAACTACACCGTCGCGGTTCCGGCCGGCAGCACCCAGCTGCGCGTGGCGATCAGTGGTGGCAGCGGTGATGCTGACCTCTACGTGCGCCAGGGCAGTGCCCCGACCGATACCACCTACACCTGTCGCCCGTACCTGAGTGGCAACAGCGAAACCTGCACCATCAACAGCCCCGCTGCCGGCACCTGGTATGTGCGGGTCAAGGCGTACAGCACCTTCTCGGGCCTGACCCTCAACGCCCAGTACTAA
- a CDS encoding DUF2069 domain-containing protein: protein MSAAPRTVLLLALMGLAALFAGWFINDKHWLATQLVFTAPPLALAVALRLGWRKAGFWASVLALGWFSHGVMSAWSHPETRWLALIEIALALLVIFSASLPGLRARFGKRR, encoded by the coding sequence ATGAGCGCCGCGCCGCGCACGGTCCTGCTGCTGGCCCTGATGGGGCTGGCCGCGCTGTTCGCAGGCTGGTTCATCAATGACAAGCACTGGCTGGCCACCCAGCTGGTGTTCACCGCGCCGCCGCTGGCGCTGGCCGTCGCCCTGCGGCTGGGCTGGCGCAAGGCCGGCTTCTGGGCCTCGGTTCTGGCCCTGGGCTGGTTCAGCCACGGCGTGATGAGTGCCTGGAGCCACCCGGAAACACGCTGGCTGGCGCTGATCGAGATCGCACTGGCCCTGCTGGTGATCTTCAGCGCCAGCCTGCCGGGGCTGCGCGCCCGCTTCGGCAAGCGACGCTGA
- the wrbA gene encoding NAD(P)H:quinone oxidoreductase: MGEILVLYYSRGGSVARLARQIARGIGEVPGMTARLRTVPPVAAVTQTAQPPVPDDGAPYVSVQDLVECQGLLLGSPTRFGNMAAPVKHFLDGLGAEWVNGTLSGKPAGVFTSTASMHGGQESTLLSMQVPLLHHGCLIVGIPFTEPALSHTTSGGTPYGASHVAGAADDPQPTDDEAVLARALGRRVADIAQRLGR; the protein is encoded by the coding sequence ATGGGCGAGATTCTGGTGCTGTACTACAGCCGGGGCGGTTCGGTGGCACGGCTGGCGCGCCAGATCGCGCGGGGCATCGGCGAGGTGCCGGGGATGACCGCGCGCCTGCGCACGGTACCGCCGGTGGCCGCGGTAACCCAGACCGCGCAGCCGCCGGTACCCGACGATGGCGCCCCCTACGTGAGCGTGCAGGATCTGGTCGAGTGCCAGGGCCTGCTGCTCGGCAGCCCGACCCGATTCGGCAACATGGCCGCGCCGGTGAAGCACTTCCTCGATGGCCTGGGCGCCGAATGGGTCAATGGCACGCTGTCGGGCAAGCCGGCCGGCGTGTTCACTTCCACCGCCTCGATGCATGGCGGCCAGGAGTCGACCCTGCTGTCGATGCAGGTCCCGCTGCTGCACCACGGCTGCCTGATCGTCGGCATCCCGTTCACCGAGCCGGCGCTGAGCCATACCACCAGTGGCGGCACGCCGTATGGTGCAAGCCATGTGGCCGGTGCTGCCGACGACCCGCAACCGACCGACGACGAGGCCGTGCTGGCCCGCGCGCTGGGCCGCCGGGTGGCCGACATCGCGCAGCGGTTGGGCCGATGA
- a CDS encoding transcriptional regulator, whose product MSRLPDARTLPQLDRLIHEPARLLILSILAGAESAEFGFVEHLSGLSKGNLSSHLSKLEAAGLVAIDKTFRGKRPLTTLQLTPVGRQALTEYRTQLAAIVAGIPVPDRKEP is encoded by the coding sequence ATGAGCAGATTGCCTGATGCCCGCACGCTGCCGCAGCTTGATCGCCTGATCCACGAACCGGCACGCCTGCTGATCCTGTCGATCCTGGCCGGCGCCGAATCGGCCGAGTTCGGTTTCGTCGAACATCTCAGTGGCCTGAGCAAAGGCAACCTGTCCAGCCATCTGAGCAAGTTGGAGGCGGCCGGGCTGGTTGCCATCGACAAGACGTTCCGGGGCAAGCGTCCCCTGACCACCCTGCAGCTGACTCCGGTTGGGCGACAGGCCCTTACCGAATACCGCACGCAGCTGGCGGCGATCGTCGCCGGTATTCCCGTTCCAGATCGCAAGGAGCCCTGA
- the ppk2 gene encoding polyphosphate kinase 2: MAKLKRKEYDELLLPLQLELTAMARWVQHSGQRLLVLFEGRDTAGKGGAIQAISQHLNPRQCRVVALPKPTDREATQWYFQRYASHLPAAGEIVLMDRSWYNRAGVERVMGYCSETEYQQFLRQAPVFEQLLVDDGILLFKYWLCVDQEQQEKRFAERHIDPLKGWKLSPVDLKSRSKYSAYTEAREAMLRATHREGAPWTLVDFNDQRLGRLTLVRNLLDRLPDTRVDAPLPELPKLKGKLHREHYDVLKPIEDFPVEE; the protein is encoded by the coding sequence ATGGCAAAGCTCAAGCGCAAGGAGTACGACGAACTGCTGCTGCCGCTGCAGCTGGAACTGACCGCGATGGCGCGCTGGGTGCAGCACAGTGGCCAACGCCTGCTGGTGCTGTTCGAAGGCAGGGATACGGCGGGCAAGGGTGGCGCGATCCAGGCCATCAGCCAGCATCTCAACCCCCGCCAGTGCCGGGTGGTGGCCTTGCCCAAGCCCACCGACCGTGAGGCCACGCAGTGGTATTTCCAACGCTATGCATCGCACCTTCCCGCCGCCGGCGAGATCGTGCTGATGGACCGCAGCTGGTACAACCGCGCCGGCGTCGAGCGGGTGATGGGGTACTGCAGCGAGACCGAGTACCAGCAGTTCCTGCGCCAGGCGCCGGTGTTTGAACAGCTGCTGGTGGACGACGGCATCCTGTTGTTCAAGTACTGGCTGTGCGTGGACCAGGAGCAGCAGGAAAAGCGCTTTGCCGAGCGCCACATCGATCCACTGAAGGGCTGGAAGCTGTCGCCGGTCGACCTGAAGTCACGCAGCAAGTACAGCGCCTACACCGAAGCGCGCGAGGCGATGCTGCGCGCCACCCATCGCGAAGGCGCGCCGTGGACGCTGGTGGATTTCAACGACCAGCGGCTGGGCCGGCTGACCCTGGTGCGCAACCTGCTGGACCGGTTGCCGGACACGCGGGTGGATGCGCCGTTGCCGGAACTGCCGAAGCTGAAGGGCAAGCTGCATCGCGAGCACTACGATGTGCTGAAGCCGATCGAGGATTTCCCGGTCGAGGAATAG
- the prfA gene encoding peptide chain release factor 1 → MTPTLRRKLEALAERREELERLLAEPDVVADNTRFRDLSREFAQLEPVAAALADEARAKADLAAAEGMRADPDLRELADEEIAAAQTRLQQLEQELALLLVPRDPRDEGNLFLEVRAGTGGDEAAIFAGDLFRMYARYSERQGWKVEIESDNPGEHGGYKEVVARVVGRGAFSRLKFESGTHRVQRVPATESQGRIHTSAATVAIIPEADEVDDIVINPADLKVDTFRSSGAGGQHVNKTESAIRITHVPTGVVVECQTERSQHANRDKAMKRLKAQLLDAERQRQDAAQAESRRLQVGSGDRSQRIRTYNFPQGRITDHRVEGLTLYDLPNILAGDLDPLLQRLSHEHQVDALAQLSAG, encoded by the coding sequence ATGACGCCGACCCTGCGCCGTAAGCTGGAAGCGCTGGCCGAGCGCCGCGAAGAACTGGAACGCCTGCTCGCCGAACCCGATGTGGTCGCCGACAACACCCGTTTCCGCGACCTTTCGCGCGAATTCGCCCAACTTGAACCGGTCGCTGCCGCACTCGCCGATGAGGCCCGCGCCAAGGCCGACCTGGCCGCCGCCGAAGGCATGCGCGCCGACCCCGACCTGCGCGAGCTGGCCGACGAGGAAATCGCCGCCGCGCAGACGCGCCTGCAGCAACTGGAACAGGAGCTGGCGCTGCTGCTGGTACCGCGCGACCCGCGCGACGAAGGCAACCTGTTCCTGGAAGTGCGCGCTGGCACCGGCGGCGACGAAGCGGCGATCTTTGCCGGCGACCTGTTCCGCATGTACGCCCGCTACTCCGAGCGCCAGGGCTGGAAGGTCGAGATTGAATCGGACAACCCGGGTGAACACGGCGGCTACAAGGAAGTGGTGGCGCGCGTGGTCGGCCGTGGTGCGTTCTCGCGCCTGAAATTCGAATCGGGCACGCACCGCGTGCAGCGCGTACCGGCCACCGAATCGCAGGGCCGCATCCACACCTCGGCCGCCACCGTGGCGATCATTCCCGAGGCCGACGAAGTCGATGACATCGTCATCAACCCGGCCGACCTGAAGGTGGACACCTTCCGCTCCTCCGGTGCCGGTGGCCAGCACGTCAACAAGACCGAATCGGCCATCCGCATCACCCACGTGCCGACCGGCGTGGTGGTGGAATGCCAGACCGAACGCAGCCAGCACGCCAACCGCGACAAGGCGATGAAGCGCCTGAAGGCGCAGCTGCTCGACGCCGAACGCCAGCGCCAGGACGCGGCGCAGGCCGAGTCGCGGCGCCTGCAGGTCGGCAGTGGTGACCGCAGCCAGCGCATCCGTACCTACAACTTCCCGCAGGGGCGGATCACCGACCACCGCGTGGAAGGCCTGACCCTGTACGACCTGCCCAACATCCTGGCCGGCGACCTCGACCCGCTGCTGCAGCGGCTCAGCCACGAACACCAGGTCGACGCCCTGGCCCAGCTGTCGGCGGGCTGA
- a CDS encoding TlpA family protein disulfide reductase produces the protein MTRKTPLLLLPLALALALAACKPAQEPAPASSQPPAQAPTPSTPAPVEETPAERTTAEFPALKMKAVDGSEYDLAAHRGKWVVVNFWATWCAPCRKEMPELSALHAMRSNIEVVGLAYEDIEAPEMQAFLTKHPVTYPIVIVDPFDPPADFATPRGLPLTHLLDPQGKLAHSFLGPVTAADIEKQIAASK, from the coding sequence ATGACCCGCAAGACCCCGTTGCTGCTGCTCCCACTGGCCCTGGCGCTGGCCCTTGCCGCCTGCAAGCCGGCGCAGGAACCGGCCCCGGCCAGCAGCCAGCCGCCGGCGCAGGCACCGACACCGAGCACGCCTGCACCGGTCGAGGAGACCCCGGCCGAACGCACCACCGCCGAGTTCCCGGCGCTGAAGATGAAGGCGGTGGATGGCAGCGAGTACGACCTGGCCGCGCATCGTGGCAAGTGGGTGGTGGTGAATTTCTGGGCGACCTGGTGCGCGCCGTGCCGCAAGGAGATGCCGGAGCTGTCGGCGCTGCATGCGATGCGCAGCAACATCGAGGTGGTCGGTCTGGCCTATGAGGACATCGAGGCGCCCGAGATGCAGGCGTTCCTGACCAAGCATCCGGTGACCTACCCGATCGTGATCGTGGATCCGTTCGATCCGCCGGCCGATTTCGCCACCCCGCGTGGGCTGCCGCTGACGCATCTGCTGGATCCGCAGGGCAAGCTGGCGCACAGCTTCCTTGGCCCGGTGACCGCCGCCGACATCGAAAAGCAGATCGCCGCTTCCAAGTAG